A section of the Triticum dicoccoides isolate Atlit2015 ecotype Zavitan chromosome 7A, WEW_v2.0, whole genome shotgun sequence genome encodes:
- the LOC119333509 gene encoding uncharacterized protein LOC119333509, with translation MDAVESTSPYSPPSLRHKLRTTVCGCFGSPSSPGNEGERPHSGGRTRWRRRVAAAGEFRYDPLSYALNFDDGSSGDSDGADGEDAAFRNRNFNSRLPPSPVPASRAVAIAIASRLKSFAASVALVSLTFLLLQVRLNQLCKSDIES, from the coding sequence ATGGACGCTGTGGAGTCCACTTCGCCCTACTCGCCGCCGTCGCTGCGCCACAAGCTGCGGACAACCGTCTGCGGCTGCTTCGGCTCGCCGTCGTCGCCGGGCAACGAGGGAGAAAGGCCGCACAGCGGGGGCAGGACGAGGTGGAGGCGACGGGTGGCGGCCGCGGGCGAGTTCAGGTACGACCCGCTGAGCTACGCGCTCAACTTCGACGACGGCAGCAGCGGTGACAGCGATGGTGCGGACGGGGAGGACGCCGCCTTCCGGAACCGAAACTTCAACTCCCGCCTGCCTCCCTCGCCGGTGCCGGCCTCCCGAgccgtcgccatcgccatcgcctCAAGACTGAAGTCCTTTGCTGCTTCTGTAGCTTTAGTCTCTCTGACTTTTCTTCTTCTCCAAGTGAGATTGAATCAACTCTGTAAAAGTGATATTGAATCGTAG